One region of Thermus albus genomic DNA includes:
- the rsmF gene encoding 16S rRNA (cytosine(1407)-C(5))-methyltransferase RsmF yields the protein MLPKAFLSRMAALLGEEFPLFLRALTEGERSYGLRVNTLKLSPGDLKRIAPWPLRPIPWCPEGFYYPPEARPGPHPFFYAGLYYIQEPSAQAVGVLLDPQPGERILDLAAAPGGKTTHLLARMGGRGLLVANEVDGKRVRGLLENVERWGAGPAVVQAPPKALAEAFGAYFHRVLLDAPCSGEGMFRKDPEAIRHWGPLAPRRASEVQKALLAQAARLLGPGGVLVYSTCTFAPEENEGVVAHFLKEHPEFHLEEARYHPLFAPGVPEWGDGHPELRKTARLWPHRLEGEGHFLARFRKEGGTWGTPPKERIPPLSQEARRALGGFLKEAGLELEGPIWERSGHLYLAPEEMPSLAGLKAPAPGLYLGQVQKGRFRPAKALALAFGATLPWPQLPEVALLPEDPRALALATGEGVAWEGEDIPLALVVLKTEVGKFPLDFGKAKAGVLRPVGVEL from the coding sequence GTGTTGCCCAAGGCCTTTCTCTCCCGCATGGCGGCCCTTTTGGGGGAGGAGTTTCCCCTTTTCCTAAGAGCCCTTACGGAGGGGGAAAGGAGCTATGGCCTTAGGGTGAACACCCTGAAGCTTTCTCCCGGGGACTTGAAAAGGATTGCCCCCTGGCCCCTAAGGCCCATCCCCTGGTGTCCGGAAGGATTTTACTACCCCCCTGAGGCCAGGCCGGGGCCCCATCCCTTCTTCTACGCTGGGCTTTACTACATCCAAGAGCCCAGCGCCCAGGCGGTGGGGGTGCTATTGGACCCTCAACCTGGGGAGCGGATTTTGGACCTGGCGGCAGCCCCCGGGGGGAAGACTACTCACCTCTTGGCCCGCATGGGGGGAAGAGGGCTTCTGGTGGCCAACGAGGTGGACGGCAAGCGGGTTAGGGGCCTTCTGGAGAACGTGGAGCGCTGGGGGGCGGGGCCGGCCGTGGTCCAGGCCCCACCCAAGGCCTTGGCCGAGGCCTTTGGTGCCTACTTCCACCGGGTCCTTCTGGATGCCCCTTGTTCCGGCGAAGGCATGTTCCGCAAGGACCCGGAGGCCATCCGCCACTGGGGGCCCTTGGCCCCCAGGAGGGCTTCTGAGGTGCAAAAGGCCCTTCTAGCCCAGGCGGCCAGGCTTCTTGGGCCTGGAGGAGTTCTGGTCTACTCCACCTGCACCTTTGCCCCTGAGGAGAACGAGGGGGTGGTGGCCCACTTTCTTAAGGAACACCCCGAATTCCACTTAGAAGAGGCCCGCTACCATCCCCTCTTTGCCCCGGGGGTGCCGGAATGGGGGGATGGCCACCCCGAGCTGAGGAAGACCGCACGCCTTTGGCCCCACCGCCTGGAGGGGGAGGGCCACTTTCTGGCCCGCTTCCGTAAGGAGGGAGGCACCTGGGGCACGCCTCCCAAAGAGCGCATCCCCCCCTTGAGCCAGGAGGCCCGAAGGGCCCTGGGAGGTTTTCTGAAGGAAGCGGGTTTAGAGCTGGAGGGGCCCATCTGGGAGCGCTCGGGGCACCTTTACCTGGCCCCGGAGGAGATGCCTTCCTTGGCGGGCCTTAAGGCCCCAGCCCCTGGGCTCTACCTGGGACAGGTGCAGAAGGGCCGCTTCCGCCCGGCCAAGGCCTTGGCCCTGGCCTTTGGCGCCACCCTCCCTTGGCCCCAACTCCCTGAGGTGGCCCTTCTTCCGGAAGACCCCCGGGCTCTGGCCTTGGCCACGGGTGAAGGCGTGGCTTGGGAAGGGGAGGATATCCCCTTGGCCCTGGTGGTCCTGAAGACCGAGGTGGGGAAGTTCCCCTTGGACTTCGGCAAGGCCAAGGCCGGGGTCCTCCGCCCGGTAGGGGTGGAGCTTTAG
- a CDS encoding NAD(P)H-hydrate dehydratase has protein sequence MRLFTPEAMREADGKAVEMGYPSLLLMEWAGMKAAWVYRKLFGNRPAVVLAGKGNNGGDGLVLARHLFLEGVPVRVYAAEGQGGDALSARQALLAQGLEIRPLEEALWNREEVLVDALFGTGLKGPLEGFYGGLVDRMNASGLPILALDLPSGLPFFPHVRATATVTFAAFKPPHFLKREACGQLFLANIGLPKALLEREDLPEIATPEGLLPLLPKRPLTAHKGSVGRVGILGGFRGEGLRYAGAPVLAALGAYRMGAGLVHLVAPEGTPLEPLEAVFHPVQAPALPSMRVEALAVGMGGGPWGREWALEALKARLPTVLDADALHLEVAEAYRKAGVPAVLTPHAGEAGRLLGASPEEVAKDPLGAARALAERTGLTVVLKGNPTVVAEGGRLSLNSTGNPALATGGTGDVLAGAIAALLAAGLRPFDAARLGVYLHGLAGDLRAGEKGVGLLAREVAEALPRARRLLEGGQAPWPFSRV, from the coding sequence TTGAGGCTCTTCACCCCCGAGGCCATGCGGGAAGCCGACGGGAAGGCGGTGGAGATGGGCTACCCCTCCCTCCTCCTCATGGAGTGGGCGGGGATGAAGGCGGCATGGGTCTACCGGAAGCTTTTTGGAAACCGGCCCGCCGTGGTCCTGGCCGGCAAAGGCAATAACGGCGGGGACGGGCTGGTCCTGGCCCGGCACCTCTTTCTAGAGGGGGTACCGGTGCGGGTCTATGCGGCGGAAGGCCAAGGGGGGGATGCCCTCTCCGCACGGCAAGCCCTTCTGGCCCAGGGGCTAGAGATCCGCCCCCTCGAGGAGGCCCTTTGGAACCGGGAGGAGGTTCTGGTGGATGCCCTCTTCGGCACCGGGCTGAAAGGGCCCCTGGAAGGCTTCTATGGCGGCCTGGTGGACAGGATGAACGCCTCTGGGCTTCCCATCCTGGCCCTGGACCTGCCCTCGGGGCTTCCCTTCTTCCCCCATGTGCGGGCCACGGCCACCGTGACCTTCGCCGCCTTCAAACCCCCCCATTTCCTCAAGCGAGAGGCCTGCGGGCAACTCTTCCTGGCGAATATCGGCCTCCCTAAAGCCCTCCTAGAGCGGGAGGACCTCCCCGAGATCGCTACCCCAGAGGGGCTTCTTCCCCTCCTGCCCAAGCGCCCCCTCACGGCCCACAAGGGCAGCGTGGGCCGGGTGGGAATCCTGGGGGGCTTTCGTGGCGAAGGCCTCCGCTACGCTGGGGCCCCGGTGCTGGCCGCCCTGGGGGCCTACCGCATGGGGGCGGGGCTGGTGCACCTGGTGGCCCCTGAGGGCACACCCTTAGAGCCCCTCGAGGCGGTCTTCCACCCTGTCCAGGCGCCTGCCTTGCCGTCCATGCGGGTGGAGGCCCTGGCGGTGGGCATGGGCGGGGGGCCCTGGGGCAGGGAGTGGGCGCTAGAGGCCCTAAAGGCCCGTCTCCCCACCGTCTTGGACGCCGACGCCCTTCACCTCGAGGTGGCCGAGGCCTACCGGAAGGCGGGCGTCCCCGCCGTCCTCACCCCCCATGCGGGGGAGGCGGGGAGGCTCCTTGGGGCTTCTCCCGAGGAGGTGGCGAAGGACCCCCTGGGGGCGGCCCGGGCCCTGGCGGAGCGGACAGGGCTCACCGTGGTCCTCAAGGGGAACCCTACGGTGGTGGCGGAAGGCGGGCGGCTTTCCCTGAACTCCACGGGCAACCCCGCCCTGGCCACGGGGGGGACGGGGGACGTGCTGGCAGGCGCCATCGCCGCCCTGCTGGCGGCGGGGCTTAGGCCTTTTGACGCGGCACGGCTTGGGGTCTATCTCCACGGCCTGGCCGGGGACCTCCGGGCCGGGGAAAAGGGGGTGGGGCTCCTCGCCCGGGAGGTGGCGGAGGCTCTTCCCCGGGCGCGGAGGCTTTTGGAAGGAGGGCAGGCGCCCTGGCCCTTTTCCCGGGTATGA
- a CDS encoding DUF4388 domain-containing protein — MEGNLKAIPLVELLELIHGHGRSGVLEFSVGYLPLSLRFTGGEVVGAAILDWEGLEALFSFPLHPQEGVFRFQVTPPTADRPLMPFSALLGEWARVNDEWDRFRTLVDSPSRVLEAIRPRPPYEVFQGGKSVRAAAKAWGVPLLIAMERAYMGVREGDLYPLRRYAWYALRIKYQGKKGKTLEEFGQLQALLDGSRNLGEVIASGVPVGLVRRYLVQALASGELAPPGRGWLLRDLTWEMEGEEGT, encoded by the coding sequence CTGGAAGGAAACCTGAAGGCCATTCCCCTGGTGGAGCTATTGGAGCTCATCCATGGGCATGGGCGCTCCGGGGTCTTGGAGTTCTCCGTGGGTTACCTACCCCTTTCCCTGCGCTTCACCGGGGGGGAGGTGGTGGGGGCAGCCATTCTGGACTGGGAGGGCCTCGAGGCCCTCTTCAGCTTCCCCCTGCATCCCCAAGAAGGGGTGTTCCGCTTCCAGGTAACCCCACCCACCGCAGATAGACCCCTGATGCCCTTCTCCGCCCTTTTGGGGGAGTGGGCCCGGGTGAACGACGAGTGGGACCGGTTCCGCACCCTGGTGGACTCCCCCAGCCGGGTCCTGGAGGCCATACGCCCAAGGCCCCCTTACGAGGTCTTCCAGGGAGGAAAAAGCGTGCGGGCCGCCGCCAAGGCCTGGGGGGTCCCCCTCCTCATCGCCATGGAACGGGCCTATATGGGGGTGAGGGAAGGGGACCTTTACCCCCTTCGCCGCTACGCTTGGTATGCCCTGCGCATCAAATACCAGGGGAAAAAGGGCAAGACCCTGGAGGAGTTCGGTCAACTCCAGGCCCTCCTGGACGGCAGCCGCAACCTGGGGGAGGTCATCGCCTCGGGGGTGCCCGTGGGCCTGGTGCGCCGCTACCTGGTGCAGGCCCTGGCCTCAGGGGAGCTGGCCCCTCCGGGCCGGGGCTGGCTCCTTCGCGACCTCACCTGGGAGATGGAAGGGGAAGAGGGAACCTAG
- a CDS encoding type II toxin-antitoxin system VapC family toxin, which translates to MGGLRLLLDTHTLLYALIEPKRLSPLARSLLEDSQNTRLVSMASLWEIAIKSRLGRFPQGEAVLSAYPGWLEPLKARELPIQGPHALLAPTLPGDHRDPFDRMLVAQSLLERVVLLSHDEALRGLGASVLW; encoded by the coding sequence ATGGGAGGGCTAAGGCTTCTCCTGGACACCCATACCCTCCTCTACGCCCTGATAGAACCCAAGCGCCTTTCCCCTCTCGCCAGAAGCTTGCTGGAGGACTCCCAAAACACCCGCCTGGTAAGCATGGCTTCCTTGTGGGAAATAGCCATCAAATCCCGGCTGGGCCGGTTTCCTCAGGGAGAGGCCGTACTGTCCGCTTATCCTGGCTGGCTGGAACCTCTGAAGGCCCGGGAACTCCCTATCCAAGGCCCCCATGCCCTCCTAGCCCCCACCCTTCCTGGAGACCACCGGGACCCCTTTGACCGCATGCTGGTAGCCCAAAGCCTCTTGGAAAGGGTTGTCCTCCTATCTCACGATGAAGCCCTGCGGGGCCTGGGCGCTTCCGTCCTGTGGTGA
- a CDS encoding type II toxin-antitoxin system Phd/YefM family antitoxin, translating into MRRVSVHEAKAKLSQLLEAVRRGEEIVITRYGRPLARLEPWEKGVKLGILNHLGPVDWEAFHAPLPEEELTAWEG; encoded by the coding sequence ATGCGCAGGGTGAGCGTACATGAAGCCAAGGCCAAGCTCTCCCAACTTCTAGAGGCAGTGCGCCGGGGGGAGGAGATCGTCATCACCCGTTACGGCCGCCCCTTGGCCCGCTTGGAACCTTGGGAAAAGGGGGTAAAGCTAGGCATCCTAAACCACCTGGGGCCTGTAGATTGGGAAGCCTTCCACGCCCCCCTGCCGGAGGAGGAGTTAACGGCATGGGAGGGCTAA
- a CDS encoding DUF4870 domain-containing protein has product MEQPTPLTDPERTWAAVAHLAPLVGYFILIGQILLPLAILLWGPKSPFVQAHAKESLNGQISYTLYGLALFLLAITVVGLVVALPLALALLVLVLWNMIQGALAAGRGEHYTYALILRLVP; this is encoded by the coding sequence ATGGAACAACCCACCCCCTTGACGGATCCAGAGCGCACCTGGGCGGCGGTGGCCCACCTAGCTCCTCTGGTGGGGTACTTCATCCTCATTGGCCAGATCCTCCTGCCGCTGGCCATACTCCTATGGGGTCCCAAGAGCCCCTTTGTTCAGGCCCACGCCAAGGAATCCCTAAACGGCCAGATCAGCTACACCCTTTACGGCCTGGCCCTTTTCCTCCTGGCCATCACCGTGGTGGGGCTAGTGGTAGCCCTTCCTTTGGCCTTGGCCCTTTTGGTTCTGGTCCTTTGGAACATGATCCAGGGGGCTTTGGCAGCGGGAAGAGGGGAACATTACACCTACGCCCTTATCCTGCGCCTGGTGCCCTAG
- a CDS encoding 3-dehydroquinate synthase produces the protein MRRLSVREPVAYPILIGEGVLEEIPPLEGPLALLYDRQVEGFARELAERLRVEHRLGVEGGEGAKTLAVYGQVLSFLAQRALPRNTTLLVVGGGTLTDLGGFVAATYLRGIPYLSFPTTTLSVVDASVGGKTGINLPEGKNLVGAFHFPKGVYAELETLKTLPAFTFKEGLVEAFKHGLISGEEGLLQVEDLGPESPRLEAYLAQAVAVKVAITERDPLEKGERRLLNLGHTLGHALEAYTRHALPHGAAVAYGLLYAALLGRALGGEDLTSLALRLLRWLSPPPLPFLLWEDLLPYLLRDKKKLSQSLHWVVPLAPGRLVVEPLPEETLKEAFATWRGVLEDLGFFDQTS, from the coding sequence ATGCGAAGGCTAAGCGTGCGTGAACCGGTTGCCTACCCCATCCTGATTGGGGAAGGGGTTCTGGAGGAGATACCCCCCCTGGAAGGCCCCCTGGCCCTCCTCTACGACCGCCAGGTGGAAGGTTTCGCCCGGGAGTTGGCTGAAAGGCTCAGGGTGGAGCACCGTCTGGGTGTGGAAGGGGGGGAGGGTGCCAAAACCCTCGCCGTCTATGGCCAGGTGCTTTCCTTCCTGGCGCAAAGGGCCCTTCCCCGGAACACCACCTTGCTGGTGGTGGGCGGAGGTACCCTTACGGACCTCGGAGGCTTCGTGGCCGCCACCTACCTGCGGGGCATCCCCTACCTCTCCTTCCCCACCACCACCTTAAGCGTGGTGGACGCCAGCGTGGGGGGCAAGACGGGCATCAACCTCCCCGAGGGGAAGAACCTGGTGGGGGCCTTCCACTTCCCCAAAGGGGTGTATGCGGAACTGGAAACCCTCAAAACCCTTCCCGCCTTCACCTTCAAGGAGGGGCTGGTGGAGGCCTTCAAGCACGGGCTCATCTCCGGGGAGGAGGGGCTTTTGCAGGTGGAAGACCTAGGCCCGGAAAGCCCCCGCCTCGAGGCCTACCTGGCCCAGGCGGTGGCGGTGAAGGTGGCCATCACCGAGCGGGACCCTTTGGAGAAAGGGGAAAGAAGGCTTTTAAACCTGGGGCACACCCTGGGGCACGCCCTGGAGGCCTACACCCGCCATGCCCTGCCCCACGGGGCCGCGGTGGCCTATGGCCTCCTCTACGCGGCCCTTCTGGGCCGGGCCCTGGGGGGCGAGGACCTGACCTCCTTAGCCCTCCGCCTCCTCCGGTGGCTCAGCCCACCCCCCCTGCCTTTCCTCCTTTGGGAAGATCTTCTCCCCTATCTCCTGAGGGACAAAAAGAAGCTCTCCCAAAGCCTCCACTGGGTGGTGCCCCTGGCCCCAGGCCGGCTTGTGGTGGAGCCCCTTCCCGAGGAAACCCTAAAGGAGGCCTTCGCCACCTGGCGGGGGGTCCTCGAGGACCTTGGTTTTTTTGACCAAACAAGTTAG
- a CDS encoding SIR2 family NAD-dependent protein deacylase produces MELRQAQSRLKKAQRVAVLTGAGISKPSGIPTFRDAEGLWKEFNPLDYATPEAYARNPQKVWEWYAWRIAKVREAKPNPAHLALVRLEEEVLARGGAFLLVTQNVDGLHSLAGSHNLVELHGNILRARCEACGHRFPLPDPFTPPPFCPLCGRRARPDVVWFGELLPEGAWERAQEAFSQADVALVVGTSAEVEPAASLGRIAYVGGAYLIEINPEPTPLTPLAHLSLRMGAVEGLGALLAQDGPDPSASG; encoded by the coding sequence ATGGAACTACGGCAGGCCCAGTCCAGGCTCAAGAAGGCCCAAAGGGTAGCGGTCCTGACGGGGGCGGGCATCTCCAAGCCTTCCGGCATCCCCACCTTCCGCGACGCCGAGGGGCTTTGGAAGGAGTTCAACCCCCTGGACTACGCCACCCCGGAGGCCTACGCCAGGAACCCGCAAAAGGTCTGGGAGTGGTACGCCTGGCGCATCGCTAAGGTGCGGGAGGCCAAACCCAACCCTGCCCACCTGGCCCTGGTGCGCCTCGAGGAGGAGGTCCTGGCGCGGGGTGGGGCCTTTCTCCTGGTCACCCAGAACGTGGATGGCCTCCACAGCCTGGCGGGAAGCCATAACCTGGTGGAGCTTCACGGCAACATCCTTAGGGCCCGGTGCGAGGCCTGCGGGCACAGATTCCCCCTTCCCGACCCCTTTACCCCTCCTCCCTTCTGCCCCCTTTGCGGGCGTAGGGCCCGGCCCGACGTGGTTTGGTTTGGGGAGCTTCTGCCGGAAGGGGCCTGGGAAAGGGCGCAGGAGGCCTTTTCCCAGGCGGATGTGGCTCTGGTGGTGGGCACCAGCGCCGAGGTGGAGCCCGCCGCCTCCTTGGGCCGCATCGCCTATGTTGGTGGGGCCTACCTGATAGAGATTAACCCCGAGCCCACCCCCCTTACCCCCTTGGCCCACCTCTCCCTAAGGATGGGGGCCGTGGAGGGCTTAGGGGCGCTTTTGGCCCAGGACGGCCCAGATCCTTCGGCCTCTGGCTGA
- the der gene encoding ribosome biogenesis GTPase Der has protein sequence MHKVVIVGRPNVGKSSLFNRLLGKRSAVVADVPGVTRDLKEGVVESDQGRFLLVDTGGLWSGDRWEKKIQEKVDQALEDAEVVLFAVDGRSELTQADYEVAEYLRKKGKPVILVATKVDDPKHELYLGPLYALGFGDPIPTSSEHNRGMEELLEAIWCKLPVRHIESEPEVAGIRLAIVGRPNAGKSSLLNAILGEERVIVSEEPGTTRDAIDVHFTFRGQPFVLVDTAGIRKRPETLVEELAIRRSLKAIEEADVVLLVLDPFQVGDRELKLANHALEKGKPVLLVITKWDLVRKEEAPKVRRELKEKLAHLEHLPRVYTSAFTKQNLEKIFSEAVRLFGLNHTRIPTTELNRWLSVWTAKVQLPNFKGKPLKIFYATQPQVAPPTFVFFVNHPEFVTRAFENYLRNRVGEDLGLKEVPFRLVFRGRREEG, from the coding sequence ATGCATAAGGTGGTCATCGTAGGCCGGCCCAACGTGGGCAAATCCAGCCTCTTCAACCGCCTCCTGGGCAAAAGGAGCGCGGTGGTGGCCGATGTTCCCGGGGTCACCCGCGACCTCAAGGAGGGCGTGGTGGAAAGCGACCAGGGCCGCTTCCTCCTGGTGGACACCGGGGGGCTATGGTCGGGGGACCGCTGGGAGAAGAAGATCCAGGAAAAGGTGGACCAGGCGCTAGAGGACGCCGAGGTGGTCCTCTTCGCCGTGGACGGCCGCTCGGAGCTCACCCAGGCGGACTACGAGGTGGCGGAGTACCTGCGCAAAAAGGGCAAGCCCGTGATCCTGGTGGCCACCAAGGTGGACGACCCCAAGCACGAGCTTTACCTGGGCCCTCTTTACGCCTTGGGCTTTGGCGACCCCATCCCCACCTCCAGCGAACACAACCGGGGAATGGAGGAGCTCCTCGAGGCCATCTGGTGCAAACTTCCCGTAAGGCACATTGAGTCCGAGCCTGAGGTGGCGGGCATCCGGCTCGCCATCGTGGGCCGGCCCAATGCCGGGAAAAGCAGCCTTCTCAACGCCATCCTGGGGGAAGAGCGGGTCATCGTCTCCGAGGAACCCGGCACCACCCGAGACGCCATTGACGTCCACTTCACCTTCCGCGGGCAACCCTTCGTCCTGGTGGACACCGCCGGCATCCGCAAGCGCCCGGAAACCCTGGTGGAGGAGCTGGCCATCCGGCGAAGCCTTAAGGCCATAGAGGAGGCCGACGTGGTCCTTCTGGTCCTAGACCCCTTCCAGGTGGGGGACCGGGAGCTCAAGCTGGCCAACCACGCCCTGGAAAAGGGGAAACCCGTGCTCTTGGTCATCACCAAGTGGGACCTGGTGAGGAAGGAGGAGGCCCCCAAGGTGCGCCGGGAGCTTAAGGAAAAGCTTGCCCATCTGGAGCATCTGCCCCGGGTGTACACCTCCGCCTTCACCAAGCAGAACCTGGAGAAGATCTTCAGCGAGGCGGTGCGCCTCTTTGGGCTCAACCATACCCGGATCCCCACCACCGAGCTCAACCGTTGGCTTTCCGTCTGGACGGCCAAGGTGCAACTCCCTAACTTCAAGGGCAAACCCTTGAAAATCTTTTACGCCACCCAGCCCCAGGTGGCCCCGCCCACCTTCGTCTTCTTCGTGAACCACCCCGAGTTCGTGACCCGGGCCTTTGAAAACTACCTGAGAAACCGCGTGGGTGAGGACCTGGGCCTTAAAGAGGTGCCCTTCCGCTTGGTCTTCCGCGGACGGAGGGAGGAAGGCTAA
- the thrB gene encoding homoserine kinase, which produces MESSARLYVPATLANLGSGFDALGVALDLYLEVEAEPSQEDTFSYEGEGRVQGTDNLIHQGYRAGMEALGLRPEPLSIRAFNPIPLARGMGSSSAALVAGVALADRLSGGRLGREGVFRVAAILEGHPDNVAPAVYGGFVTALADPPLAIPLPRPEGVFFVLAVPPYEVPTPLARAALPEMIPLADAVYNLARSALWPAALYSGRLEALREACQDRLHQPHRAHLMPGVLEAIKGALDAGALAAFVGGAGPTLAALAQEEDIERVARALEAYRGDGRTLVLRIGEGYFWKET; this is translated from the coding sequence ATGGAATCCTCAGCCCGCCTCTATGTTCCCGCCACCCTGGCCAACCTGGGCTCGGGGTTTGACGCCTTGGGGGTGGCCCTGGACCTCTACCTGGAGGTGGAGGCCGAACCCAGCCAGGAGGACACCTTCTCCTACGAGGGCGAAGGCCGGGTGCAGGGCACGGACAATCTCATCCATCAGGGTTACCGGGCGGGGATGGAGGCCTTGGGCCTCCGCCCTGAACCCCTGAGCATCCGCGCCTTCAACCCCATCCCCCTAGCCCGGGGGATGGGAAGCTCCTCCGCCGCCTTGGTGGCGGGGGTGGCCCTAGCGGACCGGCTTTCGGGGGGAAGGCTTGGGCGGGAAGGGGTTTTCCGGGTAGCCGCCATCCTGGAAGGCCACCCCGACAACGTGGCCCCAGCGGTATACGGGGGGTTCGTGACGGCCCTAGCCGATCCCCCCCTGGCCATTCCCTTGCCCAGACCCGAAGGGGTCTTTTTCGTGCTGGCGGTACCGCCCTATGAGGTGCCCACCCCCCTGGCCCGGGCGGCCTTACCGGAGATGATCCCTTTGGCCGACGCCGTCTACAACCTGGCCCGAAGCGCCCTTTGGCCAGCAGCCCTCTACTCGGGAAGGCTTGAAGCCCTACGGGAAGCCTGCCAAGACCGCCTGCACCAGCCCCACCGGGCCCACCTGATGCCGGGGGTTTTAGAAGCCATAAAGGGGGCCCTAGACGCCGGGGCCCTGGCGGCCTTTGTGGGCGGGGCCGGGCCCACCCTGGCGGCCTTGGCGCAGGAGGAAGATATAGAAAGGGTGGCCCGGGCCCTCGAGGCCTACCGGGGAGATGGGCGCACCTTGGTCTTGCGGATAGGGGAGGGATACTTCTGGAAGGAAACCTGA
- a CDS encoding 1-acyl-sn-glycerol-3-phosphate acyltransferase: MRQLAGLVLKALGWRYHMPPPPSRKYVLIGAPHTSNWDFLVGLLALLALGIRARWLGKKELFRPPLGWLLRLLGGIPVDRSRRNNLVEGVAEIFRQEEEIAILITPEGTRGRAPYWRSGFYYMALRAGVPIALGYVDFRKKEIGIGGYLWPSGDLRRDFEAIRAFYQDKVGLRPEKQGPIRIREEEAEEVA, encoded by the coding sequence ATGCGGCAGCTTGCGGGCTTGGTCCTCAAAGCCTTGGGGTGGCGGTACCACATGCCCCCGCCCCCCAGCAGGAAATACGTGTTGATCGGTGCGCCCCACACCTCCAACTGGGACTTTTTGGTGGGGCTTCTCGCCCTTTTGGCCTTGGGCATCCGCGCCCGTTGGCTCGGGAAGAAGGAGCTTTTCCGTCCCCCCTTGGGCTGGCTCTTGCGGCTCCTGGGCGGCATCCCGGTGGATCGGTCTCGCCGGAACAACCTGGTGGAGGGCGTGGCGGAGATCTTCCGGCAGGAAGAGGAAATCGCCATCCTCATCACCCCTGAGGGCACCCGGGGGAGGGCGCCTTATTGGCGTTCGGGTTTTTACTACATGGCCCTCAGGGCGGGGGTTCCCATTGCCTTGGGCTACGTGGACTTCCGCAAAAAGGAGATCGGGATTGGCGGCTACCTCTGGCCCAGCGGGGACCTGAGGCGGGATTTTGAGGCCATCCGGGCCTTTTACCAGGACAAGGTGGGCCTAAGGCCTGAAAAGCAGGGGCCTATTCGCATCCGAGAGGAGGAGGCCGAGGAGGTGGCCTAA
- the acpS gene encoding holo-ACP synthase, with the protein MIQAIGTDLVEIERVRKLLKQHGEKALRRLFTQEELDYALRHQDPVPSLAARIAAKEAFQKCWPEGLSWKEVWVGMEGRKPVLRFAPQLQARLGAQGLVPHLSLSHERGYALALVVLEARAPGAG; encoded by the coding sequence ATGATTCAAGCCATCGGCACCGATTTGGTGGAGATCGAGAGGGTGCGGAAACTCCTTAAGCAGCACGGGGAGAAAGCCTTAAGGAGGCTTTTCACCCAGGAAGAGTTGGACTACGCCCTCCGCCACCAAGACCCCGTCCCGAGCCTAGCAGCCCGGATCGCCGCCAAGGAGGCCTTCCAGAAATGCTGGCCCGAGGGCCTTTCCTGGAAAGAGGTCTGGGTGGGGATGGAGGGGAGAAAACCGGTTCTACGCTTTGCCCCACAGCTCCAAGCCCGCCTTGGAGCCCAGGGCCTAGTGCCCCACCTTTCCCTAAGCCACGAAAGGGGCTATGCCCTGGCGCTGGTAGTCCTGGAGGCTAGGGCACCAGGCGCAGGATAA